The genomic window ATCAAGAGCAAAGCAAAAGCTACCTCCTCAATTCTTGCGAGAACAGCCTCTTTGCGCAACTCACCTCAAGTTGGCGGCAAAGTCGCTGATGTAGCTCGACACCTCGCCGTTCTTCTTGCCCACACGCCACAAGCTGTGGACGCACATGCAAAGTGAGAATGTACAGCTTGGACCAACAAGTTGCGTTTGTTGGCTTACCTAGCATTGAGATTGATGCCGCTGGCCGTGCTGCGCGGAGGAGCCGGAGGAGGCGTGACCGGGGAGGGGGTGGAGCTAGAGGTGAGGCTGGAGGCCAGGCTGGAGGTCAGGGGGCAGACAGGGGACACGGCAGTGGCCGTCGCACTTCCGAGACCGCTCGCGGCCTGGGAAAGCTGGTTGCTCATCTGTCAGTAGCGCAAGACATATTTTGATCTCTTATTCATTGCTGAGGAAAATAGGTGGGGACACATCATGAATCCATGCTTTAACACAGCGGTgagcaattccggtcctcgagggccggtgtcccgCATGTTTTCTAcgtcaccctgttgcaacacaccagattcaaatggtcagataattagcaaggtctgcagaagctggataacaatcctgatcatttgaatcagtggtgttgcagcagggagacctataaaacatgcaggataccggccctcgaggacccgaattgcccacccctgctttaacACTTTGTAAATTCATCTGAAAGCCCACACGTAAGTGCAAGCGGATGTCCAGCCATCCTACAAGGTGCCTCTAGAGGGCGGTAATGCCTGTCGCAGGTCGTACCAAGTGGGGGCTGTAACAGGCGGGCTTGTGGGAGGACGGGGCGCTGGCAGGCTGGCTGGGCAGGGGTGGGGTGGAACTGCTGGGGTTGATGCGCTTCTCCTTCTGCCGGcggttgcagaaccacacacggATCACCTCCTTCTCCATGTTGAGCTGCTCGGCGATCAGCAGGATCTCCTCTGAGGTAGGCTTCTGGTTCTGCAACGGCAGTTCAGCTCGCTCAGACCAAATTGCAATCTTACTTCACAAATTCAAACTGAAAAGATTCAGGATGAATAGGCCGCAGAGTTTCAGAGCCAGGATTTTTCCCTCTCTCCAGGTATCCGCAAAACATGACGGAATTGAAATGAGAGTCCATTTCTGCAAAAGGCGTCGTCAGGCGTCTTACCGTCAAGAAGGCGCGCTCCAGGGCAACGCGTACGTTGGTCTCGATGCTGGTTCTCTTCTTCCTGCGGCGGCCGGGCATGCCGTCGAAGCCCAGTGAGGACGATGACAGCGAGCTGGGGCTGGGAAGGGTGCTGTCAATGGACATGGTCTCTGGAAAGGGGGGGCAGACACAGTCACAATCCCGTCGTTcaccatcatcttcatcatgcaGGCACTATGAAAGAGGAACCTGCGTCGTTAAGCCACTTCTCCAGCAGCGGCTTCAGCTTGCACATGTTCTTGAAGCTCAGGTTGAGGGCCTCGAAGCGGGAGATGGTGGTCTGGCTGAAGTCATTACCATACAACTTTCCCATGGCCAGGCCCACATCGCCCTGCGCGGATGGCCGCCACGTTGAGTCCACACGACGTACACACTGTGGCGACGACGTCGGGCCTCCTTACCTGCGTGAAGCCCAGCTTGATGCGTCTCTGTTTGAAGGTGCGAGCAAActgctccagctcctccaggtcGCTGGGCTCCTCGGGGTGAGAGGGCACGGCGGCCGCCGAGCTCAAGCCGCCACTCGCCTCCAGGCTCTTGTCTCGCTGAAAGAGGAAACAAGATTTCaaatcttttcttttcctcGTCCAAATTTGGGTCAAAGGCGTGCTGAAGCCCAAGTGCTCTTCCATGGGGCTACCCAATGCGAGGTCCCTAAATGATTTCCTGTCCCCTACCTGTGCTGGCAGTCCCATTCGACTTTGAGCGGACAGCAGGCTCCCTTGGTTGACTTGAGGTAGCGGAATAAGATTTGGTGTCGACAGGAGTCCTGAAATAAATAACATCAAAGTAAAGCTTTTGGAAAATCTTTGAGAAGGGAACGTTTTGCCGCCGCTTGCGCTACCTTGCTGGCTCTGCTGCGCTTGCGGGAGGAGAAACGAGCCAGGCGACGGCAGCGAGTGGCCTGGCAccaacaccagctgctggagcTGCAGCAACTGCTGGATGTCCTGAGGAAGGCCAGAGCACGAGGTGCGATAAGAAGTCAGCGGCAGGAGTTGAGAGAAAGGGCATGCCGGGTGGAACGAGGAATTGTCATGCAGGGGATCTCAAAATTTGGACAGGAAACATTCTACAATTCCTCACGTCAATTCAACAGAAGTACCCCCTAAAAGACATTATAGCCAGTCAGTACCTGGGCGGTGAGCTGGATTGGCTGAGAGAGGGCAAGCTGGGGCGGAGGAGGTGGGGCAGGGACGTTTTGGGTAGTGTGTTCCTGTGTGCTCTTTCCCTGCGCCTTCTGGCCTGTTTGTCCCGCCTCAAGCTGCaggtgctgctgctgatgcttgTGGGCCTGCTGATTGGCTGCAGCGGCCTGAGCTTGCTGTGTGGCCTGAGCGGCAGCGTGAGCAGCGTGGGCAGCGTGAGCGGCATTGGACTGCTGCACGGCGGCGGCCAGCAGCTGAGCCTGGGCCTGCTGCAACAGGAGCTGCTGCTGCGCCGGCAACAGAGCTGTGAGCTGCGAGCGGCGCCAAATTGGGAGAGCAAGTGTTATGAAGTTGCAAGCCAAAGCAAAAGCATAGAGTGAGCACAAGAGAGGCGCTGAGAGTCGACCGATGCGTTGTAGGCACTGTATGCTGCCTGATATGGTGAGCTTGacattttgttcaaatatacaggactgtctcagaaaattagaacgTTGTGATtgttctttattttcattaatgcaattaaaaaacaaaaatgtcatacattctggactcattacaaatcaactgaaatattgcaagccttttattattttaatattgctgactatggcttacagcttaagaagactcaaaaatcctatctcaaaaaatttgaatatttcctcagaccaagtgttggaataatttaagtaaagccttgtcagttacgagtttatggctttccttttatctaggttctttctttttagtgacagggatgtcttttgatccctgtcagccatatgtatccttcctgtccttatgttatctgtgtgtttttgttcctgtaagaggccttcactaacaatgagcagagcttatttgcataggcgaaatgttcttatttggttgaaagaaacttcattccttttagttaactgtaggtttggttcatagattgttgttggtcagaactgtt from Syngnathus typhle isolate RoL2023-S1 ecotype Sweden linkage group LG10, RoL_Styp_1.0, whole genome shotgun sequence includes these protein-coding regions:
- the pou2f2b gene encoding POU class 2 homeobox 2a isoform X1, which translates into the protein MSPECMTFLFFNCINENKEQSQRSNFLRQSCIFEQNVKLTISGSIQCLQRIGRLSAPLLCSLYAFALACNFITLALPIWRRSQLTALLPAQQQLLLQQAQAQLLAAAVQQSNAAHAAHAAHAAAQATQQAQAAAANQQAHKHQQQHLQLEAGQTGQKAQGKSTQEHTTQNVPAPPPPPQLALSQPIQLTAQDIQQLLQLQQLVLVPGHSLPSPGSFLLPQAQQSQQGLLSTPNLIPLPQVNQGSLLSAQSRMGLPAQRDKSLEASGGLSSAAAVPSHPEEPSDLEELEQFARTFKQRRIKLGFTQGDVGLAMGKLYGNDFSQTTISRFEALNLSFKNMCKLKPLLEKWLNDAETMSIDSTLPSPSSLSSSSLGFDGMPGRRRKKRTSIETNVRVALERAFLTNQKPTSEEILLIAEQLNMEKEVIRVWFCNRRQKEKRINPSSSTPPLPSQPASAPSSHKPACYSPHLMSNQLSQAASGLGSATATAVSPVCPLTSSLASSLTSSSTPSPVTPPPAPPRSTASGINLNASLWRVGKKNGEVSSYISDFAANLRNTVMGVNTGMNQALLANNPLATIQALAARGGQLPLSSLEGGGKMMLGASGGQGGGLAASLFLNHPALLHMGQSLGAGLLNAASRPSPFVPSASSISPTLCSPSPCSSPASSCSSSEMAHSPKME
- the pou2f2b gene encoding POU class 2 homeobox 2a isoform X3, with protein sequence MSPECMTFLFFNCINENKEQSQRSNFLRQSCIFEQNVKLTISGSIQCLQRIGRLSAPLLCSLYAFALACNFITLALPIWRRSQLTALLPAQQQLLLQQAQAQLLAAAVQQSNAAHAAHAAHAAAQATQQAQAAAANQQAHKHQQQHLQLEAGQTGQKAQGKSTQEHTTQNVPAPPPPPQLALSQPIQLTAQDIQQLLQLQQLVLVPGHSLPSPGSFLLPQAQQSQQGLLSTPNLIPLPQVNQGSLLSAQSRMGLPAQRDKSLEASGGLSSAAAVPSHPEEPSDLEELEQFARTFKQRRIKLGFTQGDVGLAMGKLYGNDFSQTTISRFEALNLSFKNMCKLKPLLEKWLNDAETMSIDSTLPSPSSLSSSSLGFDGMPGRRRKKRTSIETNVRVALERAFLTNQKPTSEEILLIAEQLNMEKEVIRVWFCNRRQKEKRINPSSSTPPLPSQPASAPSSHKPACYSPHLMSNQLSQAASGLGSATATAVSPVCPLTSSLASSLTSSSTPSPVTPPPAPPRSTASGINLNASLWRVGKKNGEVSSYISDFAANLSPGSPWWPAASFQS
- the pou2f2b gene encoding POU class 2 homeobox 2a isoform X2, whose protein sequence is MWLPDSRMPRPAELDKLGADSPLDSTDSERNGSDSNHQAQSIKVNPFSLSPSLSSSKNKMEECGQHDLALPPSHGPTLSPSQTTLQHTQLMLTGSQLAGDIQQLLQLQQLVLVPGHSLPSPGSFLLPQAQQSQQGLLSTPNLIPLPQVNQGSLLSAQSRMGLPAQRDKSLEASGGLSSAAAVPSHPEEPSDLEELEQFARTFKQRRIKLGFTQGDVGLAMGKLYGNDFSQTTISRFEALNLSFKNMCKLKPLLEKWLNDAETMSIDSTLPSPSSLSSSSLGFDGMPGRRRKKRTSIETNVRVALERAFLTNQKPTSEEILLIAEQLNMEKEVIRVWFCNRRQKEKRINPSSSTPPLPSQPASAPSSHKPACYSPHLMSNQLSQAASGLGSATATAVSPVCPLTSSLASSLTSSSTPSPVTPPPAPPRSTASGINLNASLWRVGKKNGEVSSYISDFAANLRNTVMGVNTGMNQALLANNPLATIQALAARGGQLPLSSLEGGGKMMLGASGGQGGGLAASLFLNHPALLHMGQSLGAGLLNAASRPSPFVPSASSISPTLCSPSPCSSPASSCSSSEMAHSPKME